A stretch of Verrucomicrobiota bacterium DNA encodes these proteins:
- a CDS encoding CHAT domain-containing protein: NISIEVTSAAALDLATLDTSQSDLDTTTSRRGLRNTDDADSGGDVEVTTRGALTVDAIATEGGHITLNSRTSIQATQLDSSSESGSGGAIALNAPTVDVGAIDSSGATNGGNINIPPNDDELLTTIQTGSINSSGGEDGGDIRIAATEILQTDTIDASAGTGTGGDVSLELTVEDLDTTELDDLSGTFQVSSIDTQSMSGNGGNITVDTNILFRTTNTIDGTTSSINATGGDDSGIIRIDHGGGPQDITFDVLAPDTDLINGTTGSIVSGRDEINPTASFAGLFETENDNIIIRTSSATQKCPPVCETPPSPEITPLDEDLISLLEEGFTKQYVDYFGLDDVRIKSLKDARDALQSIEEKTGVRTAVIYAFYVRPEYVTDDPLVDGSTQWYSFGSDLSLEGAAVDQLPWAYSKPSDANDKATENVPLQVVMITPDEYREPIVRRSQTTDTDLQEILGDFRRPLLESGSDFRIAGAQLFCSLLGEVKEDLDVLNIDNLAFIMDEGLRTLPLSAMYIPSECEGFIPGHDSNNISTNNPEQTSNQRSDTLEKRIRDDQGGHYLIERFSVGILPSFSLVDAEYTPLYPESTQLLAMGADFQVDDTNSSRWRNASPPPTLPAVSSELETITNIWSSVDNETDDMETFVFNEDFTLTNLQRQIAILDRKRPAIVHIATHSEFQEGEPSESFIRLWPEEDGVDRLHLDLLPTVVSGSNDLIELLVLSSCETAQGDNNSKAELGFAGFATQAGVKSGLASLWKVNDVSTLALMIGFYHALDVLYGSAQDGQTDSVVLDDNHKIRSEALRRVQVAMLKKEIRFSEEGYLILDAGGALGLDADIIISDELAEPLKKFDSYPDLSEPYHWAAFTIVSSPW; this comes from the coding sequence GGAATATTTCGATTGAGGTTACGTCTGCTGCAGCTCTTGATCTTGCAACCTTAGATACCAGCCAAAGTGACCTTGATACAACAACGTCCAGGCGAGGTCTTCGAAACACTGATGACGCTGACAGTGGTGGGGATGTGGAGGTTACAACTAGGGGGGCGCTTACGGTAGATGCGATCGCCACCGAAGGCGGACACATTACGCTCAATTCTCGAACGTCGATTCAAGCGACGCAGTTGGATTCGTCATCTGAGAGTGGGAGTGGGGGGGCGATCGCCCTCAATGCTCCTACTGTGGATGTAGGGGCGATCGATTCATCGGGTGCGACCAATGGTGGCAACATTAATATTCCCCCAAATGACGACGAGCTCCTTACCACTATCCAAACAGGATCGATTAATTCATCTGGCGGTGAGGATGGCGGCGACATTCGAATAGCTGCTACCGAAATTCTGCAAACGGATACGATTGATGCCAGCGCAGGGACGGGCACAGGTGGCGATGTGTCCTTAGAGTTGACTGTTGAGGACCTAGACACCACAGAGTTAGACGATCTAAGCGGAACTTTCCAGGTTTCCTCCATTGATACTCAGTCGATGAGTGGAAATGGAGGCAATATTACAGTTGATACAAATATCCTCTTCCGTACCACCAACACCATTGATGGCACCACCAGTAGCATTAATGCCACAGGCGGTGATGATAGCGGCATCATTCGAATTGATCATGGCGGTGGCCCCCAAGATATTACCTTTGATGTCTTGGCTCCAGATACCGACTTAATCAACGGCACGACAGGATCCATCGTCAGTGGTAGAGACGAAATCAATCCCACGGCAAGCTTCGCAGGTTTATTTGAAACTGAAAATGACAATATCATCATAAGAACTTCCTCTGCTACCCAAAAATGTCCGCCTGTTTGTGAAACGCCTCCCTCTCCTGAGATTACTCCCCTAGACGAAGATCTGATAAGTCTGTTAGAAGAAGGCTTCACTAAGCAATACGTGGACTATTTTGGCCTAGATGATGTCCGCATTAAGTCCCTAAAAGATGCTAGAGACGCACTACAGTCTATTGAAGAAAAAACAGGGGTTAGAACTGCTGTCATTTACGCATTCTACGTTCGTCCTGAGTATGTTACTGATGACCCGCTTGTTGACGGTTCTACTCAATGGTATTCATTTGGTTCAGACCTTTCACTAGAAGGGGCAGCCGTTGATCAACTTCCTTGGGCCTATTCGAAACCATCTGATGCTAATGATAAGGCAACAGAAAATGTGCCGCTTCAGGTTGTGATGATAACGCCTGATGAGTATAGAGAACCCATCGTCAGGCGATCACAAACAACTGATACAGACCTTCAAGAAATATTAGGAGACTTTCGAAGACCTCTCTTAGAAAGCGGTAGTGACTTTCGCATAGCAGGTGCCCAGCTATTCTGTTCTCTTTTAGGAGAAGTTAAAGAAGATTTGGATGTTCTAAATATTGACAACCTAGCCTTTATTATGGATGAAGGGCTTAGAACATTACCTTTGTCGGCAATGTATATTCCATCTGAATGTGAAGGCTTTATTCCGGGCCACGACAGTAATAATATCTCTACAAATAATCCGGAACAAACTTCAAATCAACGAAGTGATACGTTAGAGAAACGGATACGAGATGACCAAGGAGGCCATTATCTAATTGAACGGTTTAGTGTTGGTATCTTACCCAGTTTTAGTTTAGTAGATGCAGAATATACGCCACTATATCCGGAAAGCACTCAGCTTTTAGCTATGGGAGCTGATTTTCAGGTTGATGATACAAATAGTTCTCGGTGGAGAAACGCTTCTCCACCGCCAACTTTACCTGCAGTTTCTTCTGAACTAGAAACCATTACTAATATTTGGAGCTCTGTTGACAACGAGACAGATGATATGGAGACTTTTGTCTTCAATGAAGACTTCACTTTAACAAATCTTCAACGTCAAATCGCGATTTTAGATCGAAAACGTCCTGCTATCGTGCATATTGCAACACACAGTGAATTTCAGGAAGGGGAACCTTCAGAATCATTTATTCGGCTATGGCCCGAAGAAGATGGGGTGGATCGCTTGCATTTAGACCTCCTTCCTACGGTCGTATCAGGGTCTAACGATCTTATTGAGTTGTTAGTATTGAGTTCTTGCGAAACGGCTCAGGGAGACAACAATAGCAAGGCAGAATTAGGGTTTGCAGGTTTTGCAACGCAAGCCGGTGTCAAGTCAGGTCTAGCTAGTCTGTGGAAAGTGAATGATGTATCAACACTTGCGTTAATGATTGGTTTTTATCATGCGCTGGATGTACTATATGGTTCTGCACAAGATGGGCAAACTGATTCTGTTGTTTTAGATGACAATCATAAAATACGTTCAGAAGCTTTGCGACGTGTCCAAGTGGCCATGCTCAAAAAGGAAATCAGATTTTCCGAAGAAGGGTATTTGATTCTTGATGCGGGAGGTGCATTGGGACTAGATGCAGATATAATTATTTCAGATGAGCTTGCAGAGCCTTTAAAGAAATTTGATAGCTATCCTGACCTTTCTGAACCATACCATTGGGCTGCCTTTACAATTGTTAGTAGTCCTTGGTAA